The Verrucomicrobiota bacterium region AATCCCAGGGAGGAAACCCATTCCAGGAGTATTCTTTGCCAGAAGCTATTTTAAAATTTCGCCAAGGTGTTGGTCGTTTGATTCGCTCTGTTCATGATAGCGGAATTGTCTGTATTCTTGATACTCGCGTGTTGAGTAAGTCCTATGGAAGATATTTTATGACGAAGCTTCCCAAGTGCCCGGTGCATATTCTTGATGAAGAGCCAATGCAAGTAATAGGATAAAAGCTTTTCTTGTCTGTTAAGAACATACATCTTAGGTAAATGGATGATTCGTTAGCTGTATTGAAGGATGCCTTGAAAAATTATATTGATGGCGCTGCTGCTCAAAAATCTGATGATCCCCCAGATTTGAGACCTATCTTTGCCGAACTAGATGAGGCAGAAAAACAAGCACTTCCCTTCGCACCGCCAAGGCTAAAGCATTTTCTTGAGGGCAAAAGTTATAAAAAGGCTTATCAGTTCCTGTGTGGTGGAACTCCTGAAAAAGGAAGCTGCTCCTAAGCTCTTCTTCTTTATATGTCTGGGAAGCTTTATGTTGTAGGCACTCCTATTGGTAATTTGGAAGATATTACTTTACGTGCGGTTCGTGTTCTCAAAGAAGTAAATCTCATTGCGGCTGAAGATACCCGACATACTGGAATACTCTTAAAACATTTGCAAATTTCTTGTCAACAGGTCAGTTATCACAAATTTAATGAAGCACGTCGTAAAGAGGAGTTGTTGGGAACTTTAATGCGTGGAGATAGCATTGCATTAGTAAGTGATGCTGGTATGCCAGGCGTTTCTGATCCAGGAGAGCGCTTAATTCATGAATGCTTGAGAGAGGAAATTAAAGTAGAAGTTGTTCCGGGTCCATCAGCAGTTTTGCATGCTCTAGTAGCTTCTGGACTAAAAATGACACCTTTCTATTTTGGTGGCTTTTTACCGGTAAAGAGCGGCGGCAGAAAAAAGGAACTTGCCGCTGCCCGTGAACGCCATGGCACCAGTATTTATTTTGAATCGCCACATCGCATCATTAAAACCTTAGAAGCTAGTGTGGAAGTCGTTGGTGAAGGACGAGTCTGTGTTGCCCGAGAATTAACTAAAAAATTTGAAGAAGTTAAGCCGGGAACGCCACAGGAGTTACTGGAATATTTCAACAAGGGCAAAGTTCGCGGCGAAATTACCTTCCTTGTTGAAGGCTCAAAAGGCTAGTTGTTACTTCCTCTTTTGTACTTTAACTGTTTTCAAATAGAGCACCATACTCCTAACTTTAAACATACTGTGATTCCTTAACCCCGAATGATCATACTTCTCTATGTGTGTATGTCTTCTATCTTGTTCTTTACAGTGTTAGGTAGTATGAGCAAAAGATCTTGAAGCGTCCGGAGCTTTTCGTGAAGTAAAAAGTCCATCTTCTTACTTAATGAGCCGATTATATGATACAATTGGCTCATGACCTAAAACTGGGAAAAGAAAGATTAGTCGAAATTTAAGTATGATCTGGGTGAAACTCAAGATCTACTCTTCGCCTATTCTGAAAAAATTGGGTACATCACGGGTCTGTTGGAAGCTCTTCCCAATAATTTACAATCAGAGATGATTATCAGCATGATGGTCATGGAAACTGTTAAAACTTCTGAAATCGAAGGGGAATATCTCAGCCGTGAAGATGTTATGTCTTCTATTCGAAATCAACTTGATCTTAATCCTAAGATTATTTCTGTAAGAGACAAGCGTGCGCAGACAATCGCTGAACTCATGGTGGCAGTTCGGAAAGATTTCTCAAAAAAGCTTTCTCAGAGAATGCTGTTTTCGTGGCATCAAATGCTTATGAAAGGAAATTGTATGATCAAGGCATGAGCCTGGAGAAAACATTCGGATGCGATGCAAGTGGTCTCTGGATCTATTGGTAAAGAAAAAATTCATTTTGAAGCGCCTCCATCAGAGCGAATTCCTGCTGAAATGAAAGCTTTTATTGAGTGGTTCAATCAAACCAGCCCTGAGGGAAAATCGCCTATCAAGAGAGGCCCTGCCCGATCTGCAATGGTTCATCTTTATTTTGAAACCATACATCCTTTTGAAGAGGGCAATGGTAGAATAGGACGCACTCTTTCTGAGATGGTTTTGTCCCAAGAAATGGAACGTCCTATTTTATTAAGTTTATCACCAACCGTAGAAGCTAACAAAAAATCTTATTATGAAGCTTTAATGGAAGGGCAGCGATCCAATGAAATAAGCAGTTGGATTTATTACTTTATAAAAACTGTTTTGGACGCTCAAGTCGAGGCTTAGAAGCAAGTTGAATTTACTCTCAAAAAAGCCAAGTTTTGTGACCGAGTTGAAAGTCAGTTAAATCCACGTCAGATGAAAGTCGTTGAGTGTATGTTTGATGAAGGACCAGATGGGTTTGAAGGTGGCATGAGTCCCCAAAATATATCGCTATTGCCAAAACAACCAAGGCAACAGCAACCCGCGACTTACAAGACCTCACTAAAAAACAAATATGCATTCAGCAAGGTGCAGGTCGTAGTGCACGCTATTGCTTGCACTTGGAAGTGTGATTACTCACTTTTTTATCAGATGAATATTTGTATCTGCACATCTACATCTAAAGGATTCTTTTTTATCACGTTCTGGGGTTAGATAGAACAGTCCATTACATTTTGAGCATTCTCATAAACTCTCAGGATTTTTAAAATTTGACACGACAGATTCAAAATCTTTTTTATCAATAGAAGCTCACTCATTGTCATGTGCTGCCGCATATATTTGCCATTATTTGACCCCAGAATGATCTAATGCTTTGCTTATGGCATTGTATAAATCTTTTTTATTTTGAAGGCAAGCTCAGTTAGTAAGCTGACCTGAACTTCCATTCGTTTACGGAATGGGCTTTGCCAAGTTGTTCGAAAACTTAGATTTGCTGGAACTTTTTCGTAATTATTGGAGGCAATAGAGGAAGTAGGCCAGAGATTGGTTAGCAAGGTGGAAACCCATAGCGGATGAAAAAGACGTTTCATATGTCGCAGAAACATGCGGAGTTTACTCTAAAATTGGATTGTGGTTTAAATCGAAATCAACGCCTGAACTGACAAGCGTGCCGTCTTGAATTGGCTTGGAGGGAGAATACCTTCAGGTAGATTTTTATCCTCGAATAATCGAAACATGTTCTTAGAATATTATTTTGAAAATTTTTACTGGTTGATAAATGGTCTAATGACTAATCGCATGCTTATACTATTCGCTTTTGTACTCACAGCATTTAGGGTATCACTCTTTGCTAGTTCCTCGATCACTATTGGAGGAGTCACGGTTGAAGCTGGACAAGGTGTCGCAATGTGCAAAGTCCCGTTGCCTGAAGCAATTACAAAGAAAATCAAAGATAAGAAACGAACGCATAAGGAGGTTAAAATTGGTATTAGCTTGCCTGAGGATTTTGATACCAGTAAACCTCAGAAATATCTCTTCGTAGCGATTCCTGTGAACAAACCCCAAGACCTCGATAAAGGGAATATACATGCCATAAAATCTTTCCAGCGTGAGGCAGGTCCCTTGGGTTGGACTGTCTTTGCGATTGATTCGGATATGGGTTACCCTGATGGCGAGCAGTTTGAACAGATAACATCTTTTGGCTTAGAGGTCATGGAAGAAGCTATTCCCGCTTTTTCTGACTCTATCTTTGCTACGGCGGGGCATTCTGGGGGAGCTAAAAATTCTGCCTACAGCAGTGGGGCAATCATTAAAAGGAAGTATGAACTGGTCGGCATGTTCATGTCAGGGTGTAATGAAGATAAGGTTGGCAACTCACAAAAGGAATTCCGGACCGGTAAGTTGGGTTACAGAGAGGTAAAGGTTTTTTTAAGTAGTGGAAAGAAGGATAAGATTGCCTCTCCCATGGATGTCAAGAGAGTGGCAAAAAGTCTCCATTCTAATGGAATGAAGAATGTTCGTATTGTGTCACATACAGGGGGTCACGGAATGGAGAAATCTCATATCTCTGAGGCTCTGGAATGGTTTGATAGTGAATAATTACTGAGCTTTTGAGCCGATCAACTCAATCAATCAACTTCGAGTATTTCCCGGGTCTCATCTATTAGGAGAACTGATTAGAGATTATAGTATTTTCGACTTAAGTTAATTTAAATTCATATATTGTAATATCTATACATATATGTTGCATTTTGTGGATAGCTAAGTTATATTGAAAGGGTATGGCAAATTTTATAGGTATGGCCTTTTGGCCTAGAGAAAAGTACCTATTGCTACAGGATGTAATGGCCACTATCGAAGATAGTGAGATATTTTTTGTAGGGGGTAGCGATACGGAGGATTTAGCGGCTGCCATGTGGGCTGACGTGTTAGTCGCACATGGCAGTTCTCCAGGGCCCTCTTTTCTTGATTATATGACTGGCTTAATGCAGGAGAAAGGGCCAATCCCTATTATCGTTATGGGTGAACCAGGGCAGTGGATGAAGCAAGTCTTACGATTCAGGGGCCTAGATATTCAATATTTGTCCGAAAGCTGCCAGTTTGAAGATATCAGGGGATCCGTTCGAAAGAAGATTACGGCACTCGCGAATGGACCGAGAACCAGTGACTTCAAGCCAATTGTCGAAAGAAGGTTTCGCAGGCCGACGCGCGGTTTTTTATCATCCGGTATAATACTTATTCAAGATTTGATCAAAACACTTATCAATAAGAATTGGTCTGGGCGAGTGGAGATTTTGAACGAAGATAGCTATGAATTAGGAATAATTTATATGCAACAGGGTGTCCTAGTTCACGCGGAAACGGACAGCTCACAAGGGGAGGCTGCATGTTATGATATGCTTTCTTGGAAACGCAGTAATTATCAGTTTGCCAAAGAAGAGTCTCTTTCAGTTCGAACCATTCACTCAAGTTGGAAGCAAATTCTGCTGGATAAGAAGATACAGAACTCTTATGAATCCATTAGCGAACTATACGCTTGCGTTTAGGTTCTACTCACAAATTCTAAATCAGAGATAACTCGATTTTTATCTGGATGATGGAAGAGTCTATCTCGAATCCCTGGTGATTAAGAGATATAAGTTGACCAAGCAAACGCGAGTTCATTTTCGCTGTGATGCCAGCAATGATAAGGATGATCTCTTCCTCGATAACCTAGGCCTATGGGCTAAATAAGTTAACTTTTTTTGTCGCCCTCCGACTATCCCCTGGATCCTCTGGTAGAGCCGGAGGATGACGGGTGAGGATGAGTTCGAAGATAACAGACCATACTAGGTCATCTCTGATTGTGTCTTTTTGTCATGCGCGAAT contains the following coding sequences:
- a CDS encoding DUF4172 domain-containing protein gives rise to the protein MGYITGLLEALPNNLQSEMIISMMVMETVKTSEIEGEYLSREDVMSSIRNQLDLNPKIISVRDKRAQTIAELMVAVRKDFSKKLSQRMLFSWHQMLMKGNCMIKA
- the rsmI gene encoding 16S rRNA (cytidine(1402)-2'-O)-methyltransferase, with translation MSGKLYVVGTPIGNLEDITLRAVRVLKEVNLIAAEDTRHTGILLKHLQISCQQVSYHKFNEARRKEELLGTLMRGDSIALVSDAGMPGVSDPGERLIHECLREEIKVEVVPGPSAVLHALVASGLKMTPFYFGGFLPVKSGGRKKELAAARERHGTSIYFESPHRIIKTLEASVEVVGEGRVCVARELTKKFEEVKPGTPQELLEYFNKGKVRGEITFLVEGSKG
- a CDS encoding Fic family protein, producing the protein MQVVSGSIGKEKIHFEAPPSERIPAEMKAFIEWFNQTSPEGKSPIKRGPARSAMVHLYFETIHPFEEGNGRIGRTLSEMVLSQEMERPILLSLSPTVEANKKSYYEALMEGQRSNEISSWIYYFIKTVLDAQVEA
- a CDS encoding DUF4388 domain-containing protein, with the translated sequence MANFIGMAFWPREKYLLLQDVMATIEDSEIFFVGGSDTEDLAAAMWADVLVAHGSSPGPSFLDYMTGLMQEKGPIPIIVMGEPGQWMKQVLRFRGLDIQYLSESCQFEDIRGSVRKKITALANGPRTSDFKPIVERRFRRPTRGFLSSGIILIQDLIKTLINKNWSGRVEILNEDSYELGIIYMQQGVLVHAETDSSQGEAACYDMLSWKRSNYQFAKEESLSVRTIHSSWKQILLDKKIQNSYESISELYACV